The genomic region TTGAGAAGAATGACACATGGGAGTTGACAAATTTACCAACAAATAAGAAGTCGATTAGAGTAAAGTGGGTTTACAAAACTAAGTACAAACCCAATAGTGAAGTTGATCGTTTCAAAACAAGATTAGTTGCTAAGGAATACAAACAAAAACTAGGTATTGACTACTTTGAAGTATTTGTTCCTATTGCTAGATTAGACATTATTCGTATGATTATTTCACTCTCGATCCAAAATAAATGGAAGACACATCAGATGGATGTTAAGTCAGCATTTCTAAATAGTACTTTAGAAGAAGAAGTGTATATTGAGCAACCTGCAGGATATGAAATTCCTAGGGAAGAAGATAAACTTTACAGGTTGAAGAAAGTCTTGTACGAGTTGAAAGAAGCACCAAGAGTGTGGTACAAGAATATTGATTCTTATTTCACTGATAATGGTTTTAGAAGATGTCCATTTGAGCATATCCTTTACATCAAGTTTATTAAACCTGGATAAATCTCGATTGTCTGCCGTTATATTGATGATTTGATTTTTACAAGCAATAATTTGAAGATAATTGTAGAATTCAGGGAGGCTATGATAAAGTACATTGAAATGGAAGATATGGGCTTGATATCTTATTTTTTCGGCATCGAAGTTGTTCAGAAAAATTATGGAATCTTCATTTCACAGAAGAAATATACAAATGATATTTTGAAGATATTTCAGATGGAGCATTCAAAACTAGTTCCTACTCCAGTCAAAGAGAAGTTCAAGTTGAGAAGATAAAGGAAGATCAGTAAATCCCACATATTACAAAAGCTTGAttggaagtctgaggtacttaACTGCAACTAGGCTAGATATTGTGTTTGGAGTTAGTTTGCTTAGCAGATTTATGGAGAAACCTTGTAATGTACCGACCATTTTCAAGCGGAAAAAAAAGATTCTGCGATATATCAGAGGTACTTTAAATGATggtatttttttatgaaaatactAATGAAGTAAATCTTGTCGGTTACACTGATAGTGATTGGGGTGGAGATATTGAAACAAGAAAAAAGTACTTCAGGGTTTGTATTTCATCTTGGTTATAGTGCAATTTCATAGTGTTCAAAGAAACAACCAGTAATAGCACTCTCTACAGCAGAAGCAGAATATATAACAACAGCAAATTTTGCAACGCAAATAGTTTGGTTAAGAAAAATTCTTGaggaattgaataaaaaataaagtaccctaaaataatattttgtaataacAAGTCTACTATTAcactttataaaatattttagtaGTAGGGgcaaaaataatatacaaaaataataaaaaataacacaaataaatttaaatatcatttagagttaatattcaaattcgtccctgaaagatactgCAATTTCcattttagtccctaaaagaTGAACTTAATCAAAAGAGTCCTTGAAAGATACACGAGTAAATCAGTTTTGTCCTTCCGTCAATTCTCTTGATGATATGGCTAACGTCTGCTGACGTGTGACGTTAACTGCCACGATGGCAGACAAGGAGAACGACGCCGTTTTGAGTGAATGCCCTGATAGTCATGATTCGGCGTCGTTTTGTTGCCAGAGTAGATTCAAAATGTTACGTTGCAGAGTCTCACCCCATTCCATAACAAGTATCTCCATGTTTGGCTCCAAAATGTTTTGTCTCCCTCAAGCCATGTCCTAACCCTTTCACCTTGCATTCGGACGTCGCCATCCACGTTTGTCATTGTTGGTTGACGATCAAAGCAGAGTAGGTGTTGCTACCGAGAACAGAGGTCGTCGGCTGTGTTAGCAACATTGATTGTGGAAGAAGCAATCGTGACGGTTAGAGGTAAGAATAATAGTTTTATCATGTTTTTTTATTCAGTTTGTGGCCTTATGACTTAGGGGTGGCGTTCTGTATGTCTTTGTCTGACTTCGGGTAGGGGTTTGAGCAGGCTAAGGGTTTGTGTGACTATTGTTGAATATTTTGAGTGTGTCAGACTGCATTGCTTTGACTGCCATTTTAATGATATTTAGTAATGGGTCTTTGATTTTGATGATGGTTTTGTTTCGTTGCTACATGTTTGGTTTGGGGTTAGGGTTTGTTATGTTATGATTGAGAATAGCTAGTGGCAATCTGTGTGGGCTAagggtgttctgttttttgtTATTGTAGATGGAAGGTCCTCCGATGACTTTTGTGTTTCACCATGGTGGATTGTTTAAAAAGAATGTGGAAGGAGATACGGTATATGAACCTGATAATACAGAGGTGTTGATGGGGGTTGAAGGAGACACGCTTGACATCTTCTTTGTAAGGGGTTACTATATGGAGTTGGGTTACATTGAAGCTGGAAACTATTGGTGGAAAGATCCTGGAGTTCCCCTTTCATCCGGGTTGAGAAGGTTAGTCACAGACGCAGACTTGGTTGCCATGTGCAAGGATTGTAGGAGAAACTACAATCTAATCAATATCTACCTGGAGAATTGTATTTCTCAGCCTTGTATAGTAGACAACATGGAGGACGAAGTAGTGAATGTGGAAGCAGAAAGCTTGAAACAGAGGAAGACTTTGGAAGTTAAGAAGTGCAGTTCCCAACCTGTGAAGAAACCCACAACAATGGTTCCTCAGTCCAAGAAGCAAACCTCTCAACCCAACAAAACAACTTTACAGCCCAAGTCACAGCCCAACAAACCAACAATAAAGCCCATTCCTGAGCCCAACAAACCAATAATGAAGCCCATTTATGAGCCCAACAAACCAAAGATTAAGCCCAATTCTTAGCCCACTAAACCAGTCCATCTGGCCAAGAAGACAACATCTCAGCCCATGAAGCCTGTTCATCAGGCCAAGAAGACCAGTCATTAGGCCAAATCAGTCCCACCTCAATCAAATGCATCATCACAAGCAGGCAACAACTCACAAGGGAATAAGGATAAACAAAGTAGCAGTGGCTGCAGAGTCACGAGATCTGGAAGACAAGTGAAAGAAGCTCCCCTCCATGAAGATGACAGTGACTCTTATGAGAGTACTGAAGATGAACTGTATAGGCCTCCAAAAGTTGTAGGAGACAACCTCTATAGCAGTGACAGTGACAGTAACTCTGGTAACAGAAAAAGAAGTGGAAAAGGGGACAGCAGGTCTGAAGTCAGACAGAAGCACAAGCCCCCTAAGAAAAGATTAGGTGATAAAGAAATAGACACTGATGATTCCAACTATGAGGGTTCTGAAGATGAACAAAGCTCTGAGTCTGGTATGTTAATTTCCTTAGGGTTACTTGTTTTTTGAAGTATGTTGCAAATGTTAGGGTAGCTtatgttttgaaatttttgttacTAGATTTAGATGACAGTGATGGTGCCTCAGATGCTGACTCCTGGCATTTAGAGGATTCTGATAAAGTGTTGGAGTCTGATGAAGAATCACCAGCTGTATACCTCATTTCAATGAGAAAACAAAGTTTGGACTGTTGAAATTTGAGGTTAGTATGGTATTTAAGTCCAAGTCTGAATTCATGCAAGCAACAAGGGATTATACAATTCAGTGGGGTAGaaatattttgttttcaaaaaatgacAAGGTTAGAGTTAGAGCTGTTTGTAAGTCTGAAGATTGTCCATGGGTAGTATACTGTGCATGTAATAAACAAGATGGATCTTGGCAAATTAAGACTCTAGTAGATAATCACACTTGTCCAAGAAGGAGGAAAAACAGAGCTGCAACCCAAACCTAGACCCTTAGTAAACTAGTACCCAAGCTTAGAAAACACCCTACCATGAAGCATCGAGAAGTTTATGACTGGTTTGTGAGAAAGTGCAACGTCTATCTGAATAGCACATGCATTACAAGAGCTTTGAAAGCTACTAGGAAAATAGTGGAGGGTGATGAGATAGCTCAATATGGGTTGGTGTGGGACTATACCAATGAGTTGCTGACTAGTAACCCCGGCTCCACAATTCAAGTATCTGTTATCCCCATGCCTCAGAATCCTCCCCTATTTGATTGTTTCTATGTTTGTCTTGATGCCTGCAAGAGGGGGTTTAAGGCAGGTTGCAGACCCTTAATTGGTCTTGATGGAGCGTTTCTGAAGACACTACATGGGGGTCAAATTTTAACAGCGTGTGGACAGGATACTAACAATCACATATTTGGGAATGTGCTCGGTCGAGGACAACAAATGAATTCAATCAAAACATGAACAAAGTGAAGCTAATCAATCTAAAAGCCTGGGAATATCTTGACAAATGGCCTAAGGATGCATGGACAAAGGCGCATTTTAGTGAAGTGCCAAAGGTGGATAACATCTGCAACAATGCTTGCGAGTCTTTCAACGTAAAAATCAAGCATGACAGGAGCAAGCCCATCCTGACATTAGCTGAGGAAGTTAGAAGAATCATCATGAAGAGTATTGTTGACAATCGAAAGAAGCTACAGAACTATCAAGGGATTCTACCCCCTGTTCAGCAGAGTAGACTTGAAGCCATGACGACGTTGTCTAGCCACTGGGCTCTTCAATGGTCTGGCGATGAAAAAGAAGAACTCTATGAAGTTCATGGCTGGCCAACCAATATGGTGGTTGACCTGGAAAAGCACACATGCAACTATCGCTTTTGGCAACTCACAGGTAACAAGTTCAACATTTACTTATTGTCATCTACTTTCATGCACAATCTTTAAATAATCATTGATTTGTCTTTGTAAGGGATGCCGTGTATGCATGCAATATCGGCCATACAGGATAAAAATGACAAACGGGTTGAAGACTATTGTCATGACTGGTTGAAGATGGAAGCGTACAGGAAGACTTATTGCTTCAATGTCAACCCAGTGAAAAGACAGGATCTGTGGGAAAAAACTCCATACCCAGCTCCCGTCCCACCACCATTTAAGGCCAAGCCTGGAAGACCaacgaagaaaagaagaagggataaAGAGGAGCAACCTACTGGGTCAAAgacaaagatgaagaggaagtatAACCCTATCAGATGCATGTATTGTTGTGAGATAGGACACAACAAGAGAAGCTGTGCAAAGAAGAAAGCTACGAAAGCTGAGGAGCATGCCAGGAAGCTACAGCTGCAAGTAGCTGTGGTTGCCCCTGCTGCAGATGGGGCTGACCCTGAAGTAAATTCTGTCCCAGCTGAACATAATCCAGCTCAAGCAGATATAGCTCCATCACCAACACAACCTCCAATAGTGATTGACATTAGCCAATCTGAAAGCATACCACCAACCCAATAAACACAACAGGTTGTATCATGACTAGTCAACTATTAAACATATGTGATTTCTTTTATAATCTAAATGTAAATCTAAATATGCCATTAAATTATGTAGGAACAAGTCACAGCTAGGCCACCTAAGTTAAAGGTCATTAAAGGGAAAGCCAGACTACAGTCCTCTCCTAAGCCTACTGTAGCCGCACCAGTGGCTATCTATGCTGAGACAATCAAGGGACTAGTTCAGCCACTGCTAAAAAGCTGGCCAACTTTATGACCTTCGTTCCTACTCCAGGCTTCAAGCACCCAAGAAAGACTGATAAATGACTTTGATTGGTGTTGAAATGTATTCTGCTTGAATTTGTTTGTATCAGGATACTTTATGTTTTTTGCACTGGGCAGTTGAAGTTCCATTATGAACATTTTGGTTATCTATGTAATTGAAAGTTGTACTATGCCATTTTATTTTGGTAATCTAGCCTACTTTTTAGGTTTGTTTCCTCATGTAAAACCTTATGAATTTGCTGTGGTTTTTATCCTTAACACAATGTGACATTTAGCCTTCTATGGCAACTCAATGTTTAATAGTACTTTGACTAGTGATTATTTTTATTCCTTATTACATCTTACTGTAACAGTAATTCGAATTTGTTTGGAACATTTGAATTGGATTGTGTTGTCTTGATCTTAAAAAACCAAATGCAACATCTATTCTCATTCAAGGGATTTGTTTTACTTGGAACTAGATAACAAACAACAAACGATCACATTAACCACAACTACCACAAACAGGAAAATTATTAACATTTTCAATGCTTTTACTTCAGCTTCCAAGCTCCCAGTCTCCATGCCACCTTCAACCTCCATTCATCACAGTCACTATCAACCTGCAGCTCAGCCCCATAATCTTTCTTTGTTCCACCTTCGCCAACCCCTTCATACTCATCATTGTCAACCCACTTAAAGTAATTGTAGTGACTGCCCTTCTGCAAATTCAAaaatcagaaaacaaaaaattaaataaaaccccaaaacacaAAGAAGCATGGAAAACCTTTAACTTCTTACACAACACTCACCCTGTACCTTGGACATGCATGGAATAGTCTATTTGGGTTCTCTGCTGTCCCAGATTTTCTTATCACAGCCTTCAACCCACAGAAACATGATTCCTCATGAGTTTTTCTCCTGGTTCGCATTGAGGCGCTGGAACCATTACTGCCGTAGTGCCGTTCGAGAAGAACGACACACCACCACCACGACCTCCATTTGCTGCCTCCATCATCGCCCCAAACCAGCAATTTCAACACTTACCCTGGCATATGGCCCTCTGATTGCTGAAGGCGACGTATTTATCGTcgaaattaggattaggtttcaaACAATTAGAGACTGATTTGAACTGTTTTTCCAAATTTACCTTGTCAGCAATAGCTTATGACACGTTGGCCTCTTCCACGTTGGACCCTAACAACACACATCAGCAGAAGTTAGCCAGGTCACCAAGGGAGTTAACGGAAGGACAAACGTGATTAACTTGGATATCTTTCGCGGACTCTTTTGATTAAGTTTAtcttttagggactaaaatgaaGATCGCGGTATCTTTTAGGGACGAATTTGATATTTAACTCATTAAATTTATGATACAATACTTTTTATCATGACATTATTATCTAATAACATAAAATTTTATaacacaaataattttttttaagtctAAAGACAAACATTATTGCCaacgagtaatagctcaaatggcatagtctccccatactcaattaagaggttgcgggttcgagtctcctatctttggtaaaaaaaaaaaaaaagacaaacatTATTACAATGAAGACATTATATAAATACTTatacatttattattttctttcctAAAGTTCAATGGGGCAAATGTCTCCGACACCAACAtgaaggattttttattttaataaataaattaattataataattactaaaataaataatttaaaaaatatttatcgaaataaatactcctctcttatctcgtttacactgtaaatgaaatAATTTTGCATGTATCTCTTTNNNNNNNNNNNNNNNNNNNNNNNNNtaaacgagatatatgtatttataaataattaaattcaatttttgaaaataataaaaagtattaataatttaaatttgatcGAACTCTTAAGAATGGAATGtttcaaataatagaaaaaatgaataattttaaataatagagAAGATAAATAGTCCattttaaataatagaaaagatggACTGTCCATTTAAAATGAGCACATTAACACGTTTACTTTGAAAGCACATAAGTAGACCGTTAAACTGCCCACTATTAACACGATTACTTTTGTTTTGATCGAACAGGATTGACTCTTATTCATTAATGGGAATCATCCAACCAATCAATCCATCTCTATTAAGTTCTTTTTGGGATaagttatttaaattatatttgaaaTTTTGATGTACTTCCATTCAACAAACCAAATTTTTATATACTCCATACAACAAacgaaatttaatatttttatataaatcctAATAAAAACCGTCAATGAATGAAAGTTAACCGTGTTAATAGTGGCGAGTTTAAGTTACTCTTGTGTGTTTTATGTGTGTTTTAAATAGACAGttcatcttttttattatttgaaatgGATTGCttatcttttctattatttaaaatCATCCATCTTTTAGTCCAATTTAAATCAACGTTTACAGGGTATACAAAAATGCAAATATCTTCGAAATTAAAGTATACCAAATCTAATGGCTCGAAGAACTCGTAAAGGGTCATCAAGAAAGGTAGCTTTTGGAGGTAAAGGAGTCACTATCCTTCCAGACTTAAGGTCTGAGATCCCTGCAAAGTGCCAATGAGATTGTTACATGTGGAGATATAAAAAAGAAATGTGTGGAGGGAAGAAGGGGAGGGAGGGTCAAGTAATTCTTATACTTGTTTTGGCAATATATCAATTCTAACCTCTCTTCGTAAAATCTTCAACCGAGTCAGTGTGGATATTGTAGAATAAGCTGTCATGCACAACCAAACATTCACCGAAAAAAAATGATAGGCCATAGCCCAGGTATAAAAACACAAAGATACCTGTTAATTGTCAAATCCCTCCTATATGCATCCACTTCAGGTGTGCCAAAGCTTTGCTGTTAGACATGAAGAAAAACTTTATTCGgttgaacttgacttggtcatgCGGAGAATACACACACGCACACATTGCAATGGTATATAATCAACACGTTCATGTTGCCATAAAATTAGCTTAATAAACAAGGAGAGTGCAAAACATAGAGGAAATTCACCTTCATCGATAACAAGACAAGACATTCACGTGAGTCCAACTAGGAGGAAATTAGCAGAACATCTTATCTTACATGACaataaatcaaaagaaaagaagtggAATATGCATATAGCAAGAATACCATTAAGTGTGTGCGGTAACATACCTTAGAAGGAATGCGGCTATTCTCAGTATACTCTTCACTCCTTAAGTTAACAAAATCAATCTTCATATCAAACCAACGCATCATTGCTGTCTCCAAATGTTTAGACCGGGGAGGGTTGCtgccaaaaaataaaaatgtcattTATGTTCTACATTGCTTCAAAGAATTCAATTTTCATGACTAAACAGAGTAATACATGAGAAACATACaataaaattgtaaaagaaagcaataaagaagagaaaTCGGGAGGAACATACGGCTTAATCTTGCCCTTATCATGAACATCTTTACCTTCACCGATGGACACCAAGTACTCCTTCACCTTGTTGACAAACTCGGTGCCCATCATATTGTCAAGAGCGATATCGATGTCATAGCAATCCTTCGCCAGGAGCTGCAAAACCAACCAAATTCAAATCCCAAACAGAAAAATTAGGGCTAAAGAGCTATCTACAGATAGAAAAGGGGGGACCTTGTCACGGACCCAGCCGCCGGCGACGCGGACCTGAGTTTGGAGGTTGAAGTGGCGGACAGTGGCGAGAAGCCTATCGAAGATCCTGCGCTCAATGTCGGAAAGTTCGATTTTGTCCCTCACCTGAAGAACGTGCTGAGTGGCAATCGACATTGGTGCACAGCGCAGCAGATTAGAAATGACGGCGTAGAGatagttgttgttgttcttgttggAAGGGGAGAGTTAAGAAGTGGAAGACGGAAGAGTCGTAACGGTTGGCGTGCGTAAGAGTGAGAATttaggttctgaaaatcgaaccggtCATCAAACTGCTTTAGTTATTGGTTTACTGGTTTAGTGGTCTAATTGGTTTAACTGTGATCTAACTGAAAAAGccgttttatattaaaataataaataaattataaataaaacactctaaaatataattataatctaatataaattttaaaatatcttcaaaatttaaagcactacataaaatatcatcaatTTAAGACCTTTAGATAAAGTACAAACTTAAATACTTTAATGAACTTAAGCTTTTGCTTTCAAAGTTTGCTATAAGAGAAACCAAAATTCTTTCTTCATCTTATAAATATTTGCTGTGATGAcattaatcaattaaagcaattacataaaaaaaataccaaaaaatatCAAACCATTTCCAACTTTGGTTTAAATTTGtccaagaaacaaagaaaaagaatcaAGGTTTcctcaccaaaaaaaaaaaaaaagaatgaaggtTCCTTGAAGTAGCAGCTATACACTCCATATCATTTAACACAAACTAGAAGTTCAGAAACCTCATTCTTCCATAGCTACAGACTCAAAGCTATTGCCACCTAATTCTAACCTGCTACCTAACATACCACAAATTTCTAATCAAGAGAGGTGTCTCTGTTCTCACAACAAAATTGTATTCACTTGAAGATACTCAAAACAAATCAGGAAAAGCAAAAGGATTTCACAATAGCCCAGAGCTAAACTTGACACTTTAATGCTCCTTCATCATGTTACTCAATAAATCAGAAAAGCAGTCACAATCCAAGCACATGTAAATCACAAAACAGTTAAACAAACACAAGTCAGCAACACATCACTAATCAACAATCACAAGACATTCAAAATcaataattagtaaattaaaatcacaaTACAAAAACAGCAGCACAGAGCTTCGaaataatcaataatcaataaacaGCAGCAGAACCAGAGTAAACCAACAATCAAATAATGGTTCAACAAAAATTAACAACACAACCAATCAACCAAACCTTCGAAAGACAGAAACAGAgcgtaaaaaacaaaaaaaaatgatgaacAAGTGAAGAACAAATGAACAATTGAGCACTGAGCTAATCACTAATCAGTCAGAAACAGTGCAATAATTGCCATCAAATAATCAACAGAGTCACAATCTAGGTACAATTAAATCACAAAACAAAACAGTAAAACACAACACACAAAATCAGTAATGAACCAGAGCTAATCACTAATCAATATAagatagcgtttgttttgagatactgagacagagactgagagactgagacacagtatcatgtttgttggctcaAAGACTGacactaaaatttctgtctctgtccctaaaatttcagtacttcagtatctccaaaaagtagggacacagaggactgaaatttttagagacagagactgaaattttaataacattttatacctaaaatacccttattcaattaattaattccaattttatcttttgtgcaaattaaattaaacttttattcttgtttcaatttctgtctctcactttgcaccaaacagaatattaaaatttatttcggtctctgtctcttagtctctgtctcccagtctcagtctttcagtctctatctctctaccaaacgctacctaaaggcCAAGACCAGTATGCCGACAACAGAAGTAAAGGGGCAAATATAAGTTTTCATCTCAATTGGCTTTGTGTTCGGGAGACATGAGAAAAGGCTCGTTTCCGGCAGTGATCCTTATCGCAATcaattattcaacaattattattacaaagaaaaaaataaatacctAGGGCTAGAAGCTGGAAGCCTGGAAAAAAGCAGAGCTGGCGGGGATAGTGGCTGGCAAGAGGCAAGACAGTGGCTGACGGGGTGGAAGTATGGAACAGAGCTGGCGCCGGGGGAAGTGGCTGCGCGACCGAAAGTGGCGCTGGCGGTGGTTTCGGTTTTCGAAGATCAACAGAGCTACTGCGCGATGGAAAGTGGCTGCGCGAACAGAGCTGGCTGACGTTGGCTAGACGGAAGTTGCGACGGCGACGGTGGCTGGACGGAAG from Arachis ipaensis cultivar K30076 chromosome B02, Araip1.1, whole genome shotgun sequence harbors:
- the LOC107627175 gene encoding CCA tRNA nucleotidyltransferase, mitochondrial isoform X1 — encoded protein: MSIATQHVLQVRDKIELSDIERRIFDRLLATVRHFNLQTQVRVAGGWVRDKLLAKDCYDIDIALDNMMGTEFVNKVKEYLVSIGEGKDVHDKGKIKPNPPRSKHLETAMMRWFDMKIDFVNLRSEEYTENSRIPSKLDSRECLVLLSMKQSFGTPEVDAYRRDLTINSLFYNIHTDSVEDFTKRGISDLKSGRIVTPLPPKATFLDDPLRVLRAIRFGIL
- the LOC107627175 gene encoding CCA tRNA nucleotidyltransferase, mitochondrial isoform X2 encodes the protein MSIATQHVLQVRDKIELSDIERRIFDRLLATVRHFNLQTQVRVAGGWVRDKLLAKDCYDIDIALDNMMGTEFVNKVKEYLVSIGEGKDVHDKGKIKPNPPRSKHLETAMMRWFDMKIDFVNLRSEEYTENSRIPSKQSFGTPEVDAYRRDLTINSLFYNIHTDSVEDFTKRGISDLKSGRIVTPLPPKATFLDDPLRVLRAIRFGIL
- the LOC107627175 gene encoding CCA tRNA nucleotidyltransferase, mitochondrial isoform X4, producing the protein MSIATQHVLQVRDKIELSDIERRIFDRLLATVRHFNLQTQVRVAGGWVRDKLLAKDCYDIDIALDNMMGTEFVNKVKEYLVSIGEGKDVHDKGKIKPNPPRSKHLETAMMRWFDMKIDFVNLRSEEYTENSRIPSKLDSRECLVLLSMKQSFGTPEVDAYRRDLTINRDLRP
- the LOC107627175 gene encoding CCA tRNA nucleotidyltransferase, mitochondrial isoform X3 → MSIATQHVLQVRDKIELSDIERRIFDRLLATVRHFNLQTQVRVAGGWVRDKLLAKDCYDIDIALDNMMGTEFVNKVKEYLVSIGEGKDVHDKGKIKPNPPRSKHLETAMMRWFDMKIDFVNLRSEEYTENSRIPSKLDSRECLVLLSMKQSFGTPEVDAYRRDLTINSLFYNIHTDSVEDFTKRG